A genomic region of Caulobacter sp. NIBR2454 contains the following coding sequences:
- a CDS encoding flagellar basal body-associated FliL family protein, whose translation MAKDKGAEPEDAIEEGEEGAEGAKPKKKLPLLIIIIVAAVLVLGVGGAAAFFLLKPKPEGEHAEAKDKKKDEKKKEEKKGEGEEGAKAEGGEGGAIGSIREGPNGVVYYTLPNVIVNMQSADGRPSFLKLKLTLELADAETAETLTPNLPRLQDMFQSFLRELRPEDLSGSQGSYQLRMEIQRRVNLVIAPAEVKAVLIEEMLIN comes from the coding sequence GTGGCCAAGGACAAGGGCGCCGAGCCCGAAGACGCCATCGAGGAAGGTGAAGAGGGAGCCGAGGGCGCCAAGCCCAAGAAAAAGCTCCCCCTGTTGATCATCATAATCGTAGCCGCCGTCCTGGTTCTGGGCGTGGGTGGCGCCGCCGCGTTCTTCCTTCTGAAGCCCAAGCCTGAAGGCGAGCACGCCGAGGCCAAGGACAAAAAGAAGGACGAGAAGAAAAAGGAAGAAAAGAAGGGCGAGGGCGAAGAGGGAGCCAAGGCCGAGGGTGGTGAAGGCGGAGCGATCGGCTCAATCCGCGAAGGGCCGAACGGCGTGGTCTATTACACCCTGCCCAATGTCATCGTGAACATGCAGTCGGCCGATGGCCGGCCGTCCTTCCTGAAGCTCAAGCTTACCCTTGAGCTCGCCGACGCCGAGACAGCCGAGACGCTGACGCCGAATCTGCCGAGACTCCAGGACATGTTCCAGTCGTTCCTGCGCGAGTTGCGTCCCGAAGACCTGTCCGGCAGCCAGGGCAGCTACCAGCTCCGCATGGAGATTCAGCGCCGGGTGAATCTGGTCATCGCACCTGCCGAGGTTAAGGCGGTCCTGATCGAGGAGATGCTGATCAACTAG
- the flgF gene encoding flagellar basal-body rod protein FlgF, with the protein MDNSLYISLSRQMTLRRELDIVANNIANADTAGFKVEDLLVRTEASSEARTADGPRSIKFVIDDGVMRNFGQGPLRKTNGVFDVAIEGQGFFTVQGPPGEQRFTRDGRFTLNPEGVLVTQSGVPVLGAGGQIVIDPAQGEVSIGKDGTLTQTDAQTGQANVVGRLAVVRFENRGALAKEGDNLYRNTNNAQPQPAADAIIHQGVLESSNVQQVVEITKLIELTRAYERSAKLVGDNNDLSRRSIERLGRVN; encoded by the coding sequence ATGGACAACTCGCTGTACATCAGCTTGTCGCGTCAGATGACGCTGCGGCGCGAGCTCGACATCGTGGCGAACAACATCGCCAACGCAGACACCGCGGGCTTCAAGGTCGAGGACCTGCTGGTCCGCACCGAAGCCTCCTCGGAGGCCCGCACGGCGGACGGTCCCCGCTCCATCAAGTTCGTCATCGACGACGGCGTCATGCGCAATTTCGGGCAGGGCCCGCTGCGCAAGACCAATGGCGTGTTCGACGTCGCGATCGAGGGCCAAGGCTTCTTCACGGTCCAGGGTCCTCCCGGTGAACAGCGCTTTACTCGTGACGGTCGCTTCACCCTGAACCCCGAAGGCGTTCTGGTCACCCAATCGGGCGTTCCGGTCCTGGGCGCCGGCGGTCAGATCGTCATCGATCCGGCGCAGGGCGAGGTCTCCATCGGCAAGGACGGGACCCTGACCCAGACCGACGCCCAGACAGGCCAGGCCAACGTCGTCGGACGCTTGGCGGTGGTGCGCTTTGAAAACCGCGGCGCTCTGGCCAAGGAAGGCGACAATCTCTACCGCAACACCAACAACGCCCAGCCCCAGCCTGCGGCCGACGCCATCATCCACCAAGGCGTCCTGGAAAGCTCAAACGTCCAGCAGGTGGTTGAAATCACGAAACTGATCGAGCTGACCCGCGCCTACGAGCGCTCGGCCAAGCTCGTCGGCGACAACAATGACCTTTCCCGGCGCTCGATCGAGCGCCTGGGCCGCGTGAACTAA